The proteins below come from a single Penaeus monodon isolate SGIC_2016 chromosome 23, NSTDA_Pmon_1, whole genome shotgun sequence genomic window:
- the LOC119587665 gene encoding exportin-6-like, with translation MTTDQESLHALEGLMNEFFGPATTNVRKRDIETILSNFGQQRGAWKQCLYYVAHTRNSYVSMYCLTTLENIINKQWVGLMADERTEIRSTLYRFVLENHKVAPYYIRNKLVKLVVDIARLSWPHFYPDFFTNVLALARSPDTVILCIVFLQTISEELACPREELSYSRRTELRRLLSQQVPTMLSLLSSLLEGVVDKHKNAVTATPPPSPTHSHSHSPSRSGLSSSPIQTGTLLSNMFHNLESGTSSRTGWVLPPLDSESETVACLALNCLTHLFSWIPLSSLITPHLLNTIFLFASLGADPQHNKLHNGSLDNSFMSGDSLGVLAMGAINEIMSKNCVPHDFEDFLLQMFRNTFQLLQRLVRDEPNTTTSRLQLLDSRMLSRLLEFDPCLLYNTV, from the exons ATG ACCACAGATCAAGAATCACTCCATGCCCTAGAAGGGTTAATGAATGAATTCTTCGGTCCAGCCACAACCAATGTCAGAAAACGAGACATTGAGACCATCCTATCTAATTTTGGACAACAACGCGGGGCCTGGAAGCAATGTCTGTACTACGTAGCACACACCCGCAACTCTTATGTGTCCATGTACTGTCTCACCACCCTAGAG AACATCATCAACAAGCAATGGGTGGGCCTCATGGCAGACGAGAGAACCGAGATCCGGTCCACCCTCTATCGTTTCGTCTTGGAGAACCACAAGGTGGCCCCATACTACATCCGCAACAAGCTTGTCAAATTAGTTGTAGATATCGCTCGCCTGTCATGGCCTCATTTCTATCCTGATTTCTTCACCAATGTCTTAGCT TTAGCCAGAAGTCCAGACACAGtcattttgtgtattgtgtttctCCAAACTATCAGTGAGGAATTAGCATGCCCCAGGGAAGAGCTGTCATATTCTCGGAGAACGGAACTGCGGCGGTTATTATCTCAGCAAGTCCCAACTATGCTTAGTCTTCTCTCTA GTTTATTAGAAGGTGTGgtagacaaacacaaaaatgccGTGACagcaacccctcctccctccccaacacactCCCACAGCCATTCCCCAAGCCGCTCTGGCCTCTCGTCCTCTCCGATTCAGACAG GTACTTTGCTGAGCAACATGTTCCACAACCTGGAGAGTGGAACAAGTTCTCGCACGGGATGGGTCCTCCCCCCTCTTGACTCAGAAAGCGAAACCGTAGCGTGTCTGGCATTGAACTGTCTAACACACTTGTTCTCGTGGATCCCCCTCTCCTCGCTCATAACACCTCACCTGCTCAATACAATATTCCTTTTTGCTTCTTTAGGAGCCGACCCACAG caCAATAAGCTCCACAACGGATCCCTCGATAACAGTTTCATGTCTGGCGATTCCCTTGGTGTTCTAGCCATGGGTGCCATCAATGAGATCATGAGCAAGAACTGTGTGCCGCATGATTTTGAGGATTTTCTGCTCCAGATGTTCAGAAACACATTCCAGCTCTTGCAGAGGCTCGTGCGAGACGAGCCCAACACGACCACCTCACGGCTGCAGTTGTTAGATTCAAG GATGTTAAGTAGATTACTGGAGTTTG